The following proteins are co-located in the Meleagris gallopavo isolate NT-WF06-2002-E0010 breed Aviagen turkey brand Nicholas breeding stock chromosome 13, Turkey_5.1, whole genome shotgun sequence genome:
- the CHST8 gene encoding carbohydrate sulfotransferase 8: protein MNHAGIKYNMGLQQPKKDCISSNNQDRRLRKSTADGVATVKLSGSLHPSENVPSKLQSIDRRQSSTMFMKDYQEKGEETNSMRLHKRRRRFVIKKSPILISTNSSTLNLPTIKSDDRNNKWKSLYQIQSKRKQIMKETCSKYKSNNRRIITPYHVSRIFVEDKYRVLYCEVPKAGCSNWKRVLMVLNGLASSTKDIQHNTVHYGNYLKRLDGFDRKGIYHRLNTYTKMLFIREPFEKLVSAFRDKFEHPNNYYHPVFGKAIISRYRVNATKEALRTGSGVKFKEFIQYLLDVHRPVGMDIHWDHVNRLCSPCLIDYDFVGKFESMEEDANFFLHLIGAPQNLTFPKFKDRHSNEERTTTKITQQYFAQLSPSQRQQSYDFYYMDYLMFNYSKPFEDLY from the exons gGATAAAATATAACATGGGACTCCAGCAACCAAAAAAA GACTGCATTTCCAGCAATAACCAGGATAGAAGATTAAGAAAAAGTACTGCAGACGGGGTAGCAACAGTAAAGCTGAGTGGTTCATTACACCCATCTGAAAACGTGCCCTCCAAGCTTCAAAGCATAGACAGAAGACAAAGCAGCACAATGTTTATGAAAGACTACCAAGAGAAGGGTGAGGAAACTAATTCAATGAGGCTCCATAAACGGAGGAGGAGGTTCGTAATTAAGAAGAGCCCAATTCTGATTTCCACGAACAGTTCCACTCTCAACTTGCCCACAATTAAATCAGATGACAGAAATAACAAATGGAAAAGTCTCTACCAgatacaaagcaaaagaaagcaaataatgaaGGAAACTTGTTCTAAGTACAAGAGTAATAACAGAAGAATAATCACTCCTTACCACGTTTCTAGAATATTTGTAGAAGACAAATACAGAGTTTTATACTGTGAAGTACCAAAAGCTGGCTGCTCTAACTGGAAACGGGTGCTCATGGTTCTCAATGGGCTGGCTTCTTCCACTAAAGATATACAACACAACACAGTGCACTACGGCAACTATCTAAAAAGGCTGGATGGGTTTGACCGCAAAGGAATTTATCACAGGCTCAACACTTACACAAAGATGCTTTTTATTCGGGAACCTTTTGAAAAGCTGGTATCTGCATTTCGGGACAAGTTTGAACATCCAAACAATTACTATCATCCTGTATTTGGAAAAGCCATCATTTCCAGATACCGTGTCAATGCCACCAAAGAAGCATTAAGGACAGGCTCCGGAGTCAAATTTAAAGAGTTCATTCAATATCTCCTGGATGTACATAGGCCAGTGGGTATGGACATCCACTGGGATCACGTCAATAGGCTTTGCAGCCCATGTCTAATAGATTACGACTTTGTTGGGAAATTTGAAAGTATGGAAGAAGATGCAAACTTTTTCTTGCACCTCATTGGTGCTCCACAAAATTTGACTTTCCCTAAGTTCAAAGATAGGCACTCCAATGAAGAAAGAACTACCACAAAAATCACACAACAGTACTTTGCACAGCTTTCTCCCTCTCAAAGGCAACAAAGTTATGACTTTTACTACATGGATTATTTGATGTTTAACTACTCAAAACCTTTTGAAGATTTATATTGA